Proteins encoded by one window of Musa acuminata AAA Group cultivar baxijiao chromosome BXJ2-9, Cavendish_Baxijiao_AAA, whole genome shotgun sequence:
- the LOC135623874 gene encoding 8-hydroxygeraniol dehydrogenase-like, which translates to MGEAATENGVRKATSPEEEHPRKAFGWAARDASGLFSPFAFSRRNNGDEDVTIKILYCGMCHSDLHVARNEWGRTAYPVVPGHEIVGMVTQVGGSVQKFKVGDRVGVGCMVNSCRSGSCHGCQQGLENHCPGLVFTYNSVNVDGTMTYGGYSDMIVVDQHFVIRFPENMPSDSGAPLLCAGITVYAPMKYHGLDQPGKHLGVVGLGGLGHVAVRFGKALGMKVTVISSSPGKEKEATERLGADDFLVSSDPGRMQAAMGTMDGIIDTVSAVHDVTPLMFLLKTRGKMIMAGAPEKPLQLDAFSLILGEKSIAGTCIGGVKETQEMIDFAAEHNITADIELVSMDRVNEAMERLSKGDVRYRFVIDIGNTLTAA; encoded by the exons ATGGGGGAGGCGGCAACCGAGAACGGGGTGAGGAAGGCGACATCCCCGGAGGAGGAGCACCCGCGCAAGGCGTTCGGGTGGGCGGCGAGGGACGCTTCCGGACTCTTCTCTCCCTTCGCGTTCTCCCGGAG gaataacgggGATGAGGATGTTACGATCAAGATATTGTATTGTGGGATGTGCCACTCCGACCTTCACGTTGCCAGGAACGAATGGGGACGTACGGCCTATCCGGTCGTCCCGGG gCATGAGATCGTTGGGATGGTAACCCAAGTCGGGGGGAGCGTGCAGAAATTCAAGGTAGGAGACAGGGTGGGGGTTGGGTGCATGGTTAACTCTTGCCGCTCTGGCTCTTGCCATGGCTGCCAGCAGGGTCTCGAGAACCACTGTCCTGGACTCGTATTCACCTACAATTCCGTCAACGTGGACGGCACGATGACATACGGAGGCTACTCCGACATGATCGTGGTGGATCAACACTTCGTGATCCGGTTCCCGGAGAACATGCCCTCGGACAGTGGCGCCCCACTGCTGTGTGCGGGTATCACCGTGTACGCCCCCATGAAGTACCACGGTCTGGACCAGCCCGGAAAGCATCTCGGAGTGGTCGGCCTCGGTGGTCTGGGCCACGTGGCTGTTAGGTTCGGCAAGGCCTTGGGGATGAAAGTTACCGTGATAAGCTCTTCCCCCGGCAAGGAGAAGGAAGCCACGGAGCGTCTGGGAGCCGATGATTTCTTGGTGAGCAGCGACCCTGGACGAATGCAG GCTGCCATGGGTACCATGGATGGTATCATCGACACGGTTTCGGCGGTCCATGATGTCACGCCATTGATGTTTCTGTTGAAGACTCGCGGGAAGATGATCATGGCGGGAGCACCCGAGAAGCCGTTGCAGTTGGACGCATTTTCTCTCATCCTGG GTGAGAAAAGCATAGCCGGTACCTGCATCGGAGGAGTTAAGGAGACGCAGGAGATGATAGACTTCGCTGCAGAGCACAACATAACCGCGGACATCGAACTCGTCAGCATGGACCGCGTGAACGAGGCCATGGAACGACTTAGCAAGGGCGACGTCAGGTACCGATTCGTCATCGACATTGGCAACACCTTAACTGCCGCCTAA
- the LOC135623880 gene encoding dihydroneopterin aldolase 1-like codes for MGERDFVDKDKLILRGLQFHGFHGVKLEEKKLGQKFVIDVDAWMDLSNAGKSDDISDTVSYTAIYRIVKEVVEGPSQNLLESVAHLIANTTLLQFPQISAVRVKVGKPHVAVRGTIDYLGVEILRYKKASSVD; via the exons ATGGGtgaacgtgattttgttgataAAGACAAGCTGATACTAAGGGGCTTGCAGTTTCATGGATTTCATGGTGTGAAACTGGAGGAAAAGAAGCTTGGTCAAAAGTTTGTGATCGATGTGGATGCTTGGATGGACTTGAGCAATGCTGGTAAATCTGATGACATTTCTGACACAGTCAGCTATACTGCTATTTACCG GATAGTGAAGGAAGTGGTGGAGGGTCCATCTCAGAATCTGCTGGAGTCGGTAGCTCACTTGATTGCAAATACCACGTTACTTCAATTCCCTCAGATATCTGCTGTGAGGGTGAAGGTGGGGAAGCCTCATGTGGCCGTTCGTGGCACCATCGACTACTTGGGCGTTGAAATCCTCAGATACAAAAAAGCGTCCTCTGTGGATTAA
- the LOC135623881 gene encoding uncharacterized protein LOC135623881, whose protein sequence is MSLLTAAALQGVALAQARARIFGHVLNPLGKRSPRKILRKKLIGDKVAQWYPYDIKNDDPLVLAREEKLRLAKLEMLKRRGKGPPKKGQGRRACR, encoded by the exons ATGAGCCTGTTGACGGCGGCGGCGCTGCAGGGGGTGGCGCTGGCGCAGGCGCGGGCCAGGATCTTCGGACACGTCCTGAATCCTTTGGGGAAGCGATCCCCTCGCAAGATCCTccggaagaagctcatcggagacAAGGTCGCCCAGTGGTACCCTTACGACATCAAGAATGACGATCCCCTCGTCCTCGCTCGCGAAGAGAAACT GCGATTGGCCAAGTTGGAAATGTTGAAGCGCCGCGGGAAGGGCCCTCCAAAGAAGGGCCAAGGAAGACGTGCCTGCCGTTAA
- the LOC135623879 gene encoding uncharacterized protein LOC135623879 — translation MERNGRSSAIGYDACTKLYSPGQFAHPWIVSDISSSRIGKPSYQYLQHLQISSSRKLFAEEDANIVPISSPLTPLMGDPMKTGKKDALSKPLRVQAIKKDIRQSPKKVNLVAKLVRGMRVEDALLQLQVTVKRAAKTVYQVIH, via the exons ATGGAGCGCAATGGCCGTTCATCTGCCATTGGGTATGACGCTTGCACTAAGCTCTATTCACCAG GCCAATTTGCACATCCATGGATAGTTTCTGATATTTCTTCCTCAAGAATTGGAAAGCCTTCCTATCAATATTTGCAACATTTG CAAATTTCCAGTTCGAGGAAACTGTTTGCGGAAGAAGATGCAAACATTGTACCTATTTCATCCCCTTTGACACCTCTTATGGGGGATCCTATGAAGACTGGAAAAAAGGATGCACTATCAAAACCATTGAGGGTTCAAGCTATTAAGAAAGATATAAGACAG AGTCCCAAGAAGGTTAATCTGGTTGCTAAACTAGTACGTGGAATGCGTGTTGAAGATGCTCTGTTGCAACTGCAAGTAACTGTCAAACGAGCTGCAAAGACCGTCTATCAG GTGATACATTGA